The Blastococcus sp. HT6-4 genome window below encodes:
- a CDS encoding amidohydrolase family protein, whose amino-acid sequence MTLIDVHTHMLTEEYVSFIGQSDSKYELREDTQLARTTGLPAVCIKDLPYGFMMPTPAMMDYDLRLAKMDEAGVSVAILSLSCPQANLGREPLALKAAQHMNDQFAAAHDRYGDRIRFIATLPWQFPEAAIGELERAIDMGAVGVGILSNIDGVSIVDQRFTRVWDAVERSGLPVFIHPTAPLGIYEIAQQGMSNAVGFHFDTTLAIERMMATGFLDRYSKLRVIGAHAGGTLPFVIGRLEKYPTTAAKPPSAYLHQIYADSLAFSPGALRLTVDTFGADHVMYGSDYPHNNDVERMAYFAEMLNALESDEGEAVRSGSAQSLFDL is encoded by the coding sequence ATGACCTTGATCGACGTCCACACGCACATGCTGACCGAGGAGTACGTCTCCTTCATCGGTCAGTCCGATTCCAAGTACGAGCTCAGGGAAGACACTCAGCTCGCCCGCACGACCGGTCTTCCGGCCGTGTGCATCAAGGACCTGCCGTACGGGTTCATGATGCCCACCCCGGCGATGATGGACTACGACCTCCGGCTGGCGAAGATGGACGAGGCGGGCGTCAGCGTGGCGATCCTGTCCCTGAGCTGTCCCCAGGCCAACCTCGGCCGCGAGCCGCTCGCGCTCAAGGCGGCCCAGCACATGAACGACCAGTTCGCCGCCGCCCACGATCGGTACGGCGACCGCATCCGGTTCATCGCCACCCTGCCGTGGCAGTTTCCCGAGGCGGCGATCGGGGAGCTCGAGCGGGCGATCGACATGGGTGCCGTAGGTGTGGGCATCCTGTCGAACATCGACGGTGTCTCGATCGTGGACCAGCGGTTCACGCGCGTCTGGGACGCCGTCGAGCGGAGCGGGCTGCCGGTGTTCATCCACCCGACCGCGCCGCTCGGGATCTACGAGATCGCGCAACAGGGCATGAGCAATGCCGTGGGCTTCCACTTCGACACCACCCTCGCGATCGAGCGCATGATGGCCACGGGTTTCCTCGACCGGTACTCGAAGCTGCGTGTCATCGGCGCGCACGCCGGCGGCACTCTGCCGTTCGTGATCGGACGGCTGGAGAAGTACCCGACCACGGCGGCCAAGCCGCCGTCTGCCTACCTGCACCAGATCTACGCGGACTCCCTCGCCTTCTCCCCGGGGGCGCTCCGCCTCACGGTGGACACCTTCGGTGCCGACCACGTGATGTACGGCAGCGACTACCCCCACAACAACGACGTCGAGCGGATGGCCTACTTCGCCGAGATGCTGAACGCCCTCGAATCCGACGAGGGGGAAGCGGTCCGTTCAGGCTCCGCCCAGTCCCTGTTCGACCTCTGA